The window TTGGGCCTGAGCAGCACGCCTGTCTACGAGCGCATTAAGCGCTTAGAAAAGCGAGGATACATTAAAGGTTATGTAGCCTTGGTGAATCGAAAAAAAGTAGAAATGGGCCTGATGGCCTTTTTATCCGTTTCGCTTAAAGAGCATTCACAAACGGCCCTCTTAAAATTTGAGCAAGAGATTATCAAATTCCCTAAAGTGATGGAATGCTATCATATTGCGGGACAATATGACTTT is drawn from Saprospira sp. CCB-QB6 and contains these coding sequences:
- a CDS encoding Lrp/AsnC family transcriptional regulator; amino-acid sequence: MKLDPTDLKILQLLQADAKLSIKEISADLGLSSTPVYERIKRLEKRGYIKGYVALVNRKKVEMGLMAFLSVSLKEHSQTALLKFEQEIIKFPKVMECYHIAGQYDFILKIVVRDMQDYHDFTFNRLAAMDNIGHVQTDFVMNDIKYSTEIPLD